In Rhodothermales bacterium, the genomic stretch TGCCACAATTGCCTCATACCGGCGTCTACAATCGGATAGCCGGTCAAACCCCGTTGCCAGAGTTTGAGGACCCGGTCGTCATCCATCCATGGGAAGTTTGAGAAGCGTTCGTTCAAAGGCTCCTGCGGAGTGGAGGGATAGTGATCGAGCAGGTGGTACGAGAACTCGCGCCACCCGATTTCGCGCAAGTACGATTCTTTCCCGTCGCTATCGGGAACGTTCGCCATGATGTGATTCCAGACCTGTCGCGGGCTGATCTCACCATGCCGGAGGTGGGGTGACAGCATCGACGTACCGTCGTGGCTCGGAAGATTCCTGCGCCGGTCGTAGTCGGTTATGCTTTCGTCCGCGAACGACTGCAGGACATCGAGTGCCCCGGTCTCACCTGGTCGCCATGTATCGCGGAGCCCTTGCGCCCAGTCGGGGCGGGGAAGCAACGAAAGTTCGTCGATCGATACGCTGTTGGGCCACTCCGAGGGAGACGTCTCTCTCAATGTCGGTCGAGGAAGGCCGCTCGGGACATCCACTACCGACAGGAATTTCTTCCAGAACGGAGTGAAGACGCGATAGGGCCCATCCTTGCCGGTACGTACCTGATCGGGATCGTGCAGTGTGACGGATTGATATCGAACGGTATTTATTCCCTTCGCGGCGAGACGTTTTTCGATGATCGCGTCTCGATCACGGAGTGCGGGTTCGTACCTGTCATTCCAGGCGACGCAGCTCGCGCCGGTTTCTTCGGCGAGGGACAGCAGGACGTCCTCACTCGGACCTTTTCTTACGACCAGCCTGGAACCCGCAGACTCGAGATCCGCGGCAAGCGAGTAGAGCGAATGATGCAGCCACCACCGATGCGCGCCTCCGGGAGCCCATGCACCGTGCTCCTCAGGCGCCCAGATGAATACGGGTATGACGTTCCCGTCCACCGCTGCTCGATGCAACGCCGGATTGTCCGCCAGTCTCAAGTCATTCTCGAACCAGACTATCGTGCTCATGAGAGGCCGTCGGGGATCAGTTCGGTGCAGTGATTTGGAGTGGACCTACCCCGGAATTGATCAGGGTCAAGATTCCTCGGTGTGCCGGTAGTTCATTTACCGAGGTCTCAGTTGTCCCAGCCCACCGTCAACTCCAATGACCTGTCCGGTCACCCAGTTGTTTCCCGGGTCGAGGAGCCACACGATGGCGGATGCGATGTCATCCGGTTGGCCCAGACGCCCCAGGGCATGCATCGATTTCGATGCTTCCAACGAGGCCTCGTTTTCGAACAGGCCGCTCGTCATTCGTGTTTGTGTCAGTCCGGGCGCCACGCAGTTGACGCGAATGTTGCGGGGGGCGTATGTGGCGGCCGCTGAGCGCGCCAGACCGATGATACCACTTTTCGCGGCCGCTATGGCCTCATGATTCGCGAGTCCCGTTTGAGCGACGGCGGAACTGCATAGGACTATAGAGCCGCCCGTACTCATCATGCCTCGGACTCCCGCCTTCACAGTGTTGAACGCGGTCCGGAGGTTGACAGTTATGGTTTCGTCAAACTCTTCGTCCGAAGTCAGGTGCGCGGGCTTGAGCAGGATAGAGCCGACGCAGCACACTATTCCATCGATCTTGCCGAATTCGGTCCGCGCGAACGACGCTACTTCCTGCAATTGAGGATAATCTGTTGCATCAACGGTTCGAGAGACGGCCCCGAGATCAGCCGCAAGCGACTGCAGCGGTTGCTCCGTGCGGGCCGCGAGTACGAGGTTTGAACCGCTGGCAGAGAGGAGCCGGCTGACGGCGCTACCTATTCCTCCGGTCGCTCCAACTACGATGTAGGTCGGGCTGCTGTTATTCACTGGTCAGTACGATTGGTCAAAAAAAAGCGGGGACCGTGAGATCCCCGCCCTTGTTCGTCAGCTGAGGGTCCTAGCTCGCAGGGAGAAGGACCGCGTCGATGACATGGATCACGCCATTGTCTGCCTGTACGTCGACGGTCGTCACCTGGGCACCATTAATGAAGACGGAACCATCGACGACCTCGATTGATACAGTCTGACCGAGGAGGGTCGTCGCAGAGGTCAGAGTTACGACCTGGCTGGAGGTCACTCGTCCCGACACGACGTGGTAGGTCAGGATGTCCGACAGAGTGCTCTGGTTTTCGGGAAGCAGAAGGCTTTCGACCGTTCCGGCCGGCAGAGCGGCAAACGCTGCGTCGGTCGGAGCGAACACGGTGAACGGACCGTCTGCTTCGAGTGCGCCCCGCAGGCCGGCCGCGTCAATGGCTGCTACGAGAGTCGAGAAGCCATTCTCCTGGGCTACGTCATAAACGGTTCCGACGGAGTCGTCAGCCGAGTCCGAATCACAGCCGGTGGCCGTGAAGCCGAAGAGGATGAGCGTGATTGTGGCTATCGTGCCGGTCATTCTTTCAAGTTGCT encodes the following:
- a CDS encoding deoxyribodipyrimidine photo-lyase translates to MSTIVWFENDLRLADNPALHRAAVDGNVIPVFIWAPEEHGAWAPGGAHRWWLHHSLYSLAADLESAGSRLVVRKGPSEDVLLSLAEETGASCVAWNDRYEPALRDRDAIIEKRLAAKGINTVRYQSVTLHDPDQVRTGKDGPYRVFTPFWKKFLSVVDVPSGLPRPTLRETSPSEWPNSVSIDELSLLPRPDWAQGLRDTWRPGETGALDVLQSFADESITDYDRRRNLPSHDGTSMLSPHLRHGEISPRQVWNHIMANVPDSDGKESYLREIGWREFSYHLLDHYPSTPQEPLNERFSNFPWMDDDRVLKLWQRGLTGYPIVDAGMRQLWHIGWMHNRVRMVVASFLTKDLLIHWQEGARWFWDTLVDGDLANNTMGWQWAAGSGADAQPFFRIFNPVSQGKRFDPEGAYVRKRNPELVRLPDKYKHCPREAPADVLTDASVELGSDYPLPLVDHAEARRQALTAFETIS
- a CDS encoding SDR family oxidoreductase: MNNSSPTYIVVGATGGIGSAVSRLLSASGSNLVLAARTEQPLQSLAADLGAVSRTVDATDYPQLQEVASFARTEFGKIDGIVCCVGSILLKPAHLTSDEEFDETITVNLRTAFNTVKAGVRGMMSTGGSIVLCSSAVAQTGLANHEAIAAAKSGIIGLARSAAATYAPRNIRVNCVAPGLTQTRMTSGLFENEASLEASKSMHALGRLGQPDDIASAIVWLLDPGNNWVTGQVIGVDGGLGQLRPR
- a CDS encoding fasciclin domain-containing protein produces the protein MTGTIATITLILFGFTATGCDSDSADDSVGTVYDVAQENGFSTLVAAIDAAGLRGALEADGPFTVFAPTDAAFAALPAGTVESLLLPENQSTLSDILTYHVVSGRVTSSQVVTLTSATTLLGQTVSIEVVDGSVFINGAQVTTVDVQADNGVIHVIDAVLLPAS